A genomic segment from Oncorhynchus clarkii lewisi isolate Uvic-CL-2024 chromosome 14, UVic_Ocla_1.0, whole genome shotgun sequence encodes:
- the LOC139365763 gene encoding protocadherin alpha-3-like has protein sequence MEQRGCWAWLERRQWVTYVVALVLFWSGASAQIRYSISEELKEGTVVGNIAKDLGIELSTLKERGFRIVSGSTEPLFQVNQNNGILYMNRKIDREEVCERSSVCLINLKTVLENPLEIHYVAVEVLDVNDHSPSFSEKEKRLEISESALPGARFQLQAARDSDSGQFSVQQYKLSDNDHFRIEVKDRGEDRKIPFLILLKQLDREVTKNHVLLFAALDGGKPVRSGTSEIKIEVLDVNDNSPIFTKDVYSVRLSENVPVGATVIQVNATDLDEGANGEVRYSFGNEVDRKVRELFILDSITGEITVKSVIDYEENNIYEIDIQASDQGLAPLTTDKSVIVKIVDVNDNAPEIEVTSFSNAIPEDSKPGTTVALISVNDLDSGLNGKVICSVLEDLPFKLMPSLQDNMFSVITKSRLDREKQSEYDLTIVAKDEGQPTLSSIKTISVVVSDVNDNSPEFSLSPYIVYVTENNDPGGSVFSVSASDLDINENALISYNILRDSGEQNKWASFISINSENGNILALKSFDFETLKTFQFQVVATDSGTPSQSRNVTVNVFIVDQNDNAPVILYPVSPNGSAEGVQEIPRNGNAGHLVTKVRAYDADIGYNGWLLFSLQEVTDHSLFVLDRYTGQIRTLRSFTETDEAEHKLVILVKDNGNVSLSATATVIINVVEPKEAFAASDVKNSVKDEEENSVTFYLIITLGSVSTLFLISIIVLIVMQCSKTTDYSSKYLQDTNNDGTLCHSIQYRSGDKRYMLVGPRMSIGSTIVPGSNGNTLVLPNHQRRASGEVRS, from the coding sequence ATGGAACAAAGAGGATGCTGGGCATGGCTGGAGCGACGGCAGTGGGTCACCTACGTGGTTGCTTTGGTTCTCTTTTGGAGCGGAGCTTCTGCTCAGATAAGATACTCCATCTCTGAAGAGCTTAAGGAAGGAACTGTAGTGGGGAATATAGCTAAGGATTTGGGAATAGAACTGAGCACGTTGAAAGAAAGGGGATTTCGAATCGTATCTGGCTCGACCGAGCCCCTTTTCCAGGTAAATCAGAATAATGGCATCTTGTATATGAATCGAaaaatagacagagaggaggtgtgTGAACGGAGCAGCGTGTGTTTAATCAACCTGAAAACCGTTCTAGAAAACCCGCTGGAGATCCATTATGTCGCGGTGGAGGTGTTAGATGTTAACGACCATTCTCCCAGCTTTTCAGAGAAAGAGAAACGGTTAGAGATTTCAGAATCTGCATTACCGGGAGCGCGATTTCAGTTACAAGCAGCGCGCGACTCAGACAGTGGCCAATTCTCCGTTCAACAATATAAACTCAGTGACAATGACCATTTTCGTATAGAAGTTAAAGATAGAGGTGAAGACCGTAAAATACCGTTTTTAATTTTACTGAAGCAGTTAGACAGGGAAGTTACTAAGAACCATGTGTTATTATTTGCAGCCTTGGATGGAGGAAAACCAGTGAGGTCTGGCACCAGCGAAATAAAGAttgaggtattggatgttaatgACAATTCCCCCATTTTTACTAAAGACGTGTACTCTGTAAGGCTTAGTGAAAATGTTCCTGTCGGTGCAACTGTCATTCAGGTGAACGCAACCGATTTAGACGAAGGTGCAAACGGTGAAGTTAGATATTCATTTGGTAATGAAGTAGATAGAAAGGTACGGGAGCTTTTTATTTTGGATTCGATTACTGGTGAAATAACAGTCAAAAGTGTGATAGATTATGAGGAAAATAATATATATGAGATTGATATACAAGCATCAGACCAAGGACTTGCTCCCCTCACAACCGACAAAAGTGTCATAGTAAAGATTGTTGACGTCAACGACAATGCGCCTGAGATTGAGGTGACATCCTTTTCGAATGCAATACCCGAGGACTCTAAACCCGGAACCACAGTCGCACTAATCAGTGTTAATGATTTGGACTCTGGTCTCAATGGGAAAGTTATTTGCTCAGTACTTGAAGATTTACCTTTCAAACTAATGCCGTCTTTACAAGATAACATGTTCTCTGTAATCACCAAGTCCCGACTGGACAGAGAGAAACAATCTGAATATGATCTAACAATAGTTGCCAAAGACGAAGGCCAGCCTACCTTGTCATCTATAAAGACTATCAGCGTTGTTGTATCAGATGTGAATGATAACAGTCCAGAGTTTTCACTGAGTCCCTATATTGTTTATGTCACTGAAAATAACGACCCAGGAGGCTCAGTATTTTCGGTGAGTGCCTCAGATCTTGACATAAATGAAAACGCACTTATTTCTTATAATATTCTGAGAGACAGTGGTGAGCAGAACAAATGGGCATCTTTTATTAGTATTAATTCTGAAAATGGGAATATATTGGCGCTAAAAAGCTTTGACTTTGAAACTTTAAAAACTTTCCAATTCCAAGTTGTAGCTACAGACTCTGGAACTCCATCACAAAGCAGAAACGTCACAGTGAATGTGTTCATTGTGGATCAGAACGACAACGCTCCAGTGATCTTGTATCCAGTCAGCCCTAACGGTTCTGCTGAAGGTGTGCAGGAGATTCCCCGCAATGGGAACGCAGGCCATTTGGTGACTAAAGTAAGAGCCTATGACGCTGATATAGGATATAACGGCTGGTTATTATTTTCACTGCAGGAAGTAACTGACCACAGTCTCTTTGTTTTGGACCGCTATACGGGACAGATACGGACACTTCGGTCATTCACAGAGACAGACGAGGCTGAGCATAAACTGGTCATACTGGTAAAAGACAATGGGAACGTTTCACTGTCAGCAACAGCTACTGTGATTATCAACGTTGTGGAGCCCAAAGAGGCGTTTGCAGCTTCTGATGTGAAAAATTCAGTAAAAGACGAGGAGGAGAACAGcgttacattttatttgatcatTACTTTGGGGTCAGTTTCAACGCTTTTTCTCATCAGCATCATCGTGTTGATTGTAATGCAGTGCTCCAAAACCACAGACTATTCCTCCAAGTATTTACAAGATACGAATAACGACGGGACACTGTGCCACAGCATCCAGTACAGATCCGGAGACAAACGGTACATGTTAGTTGGACCCAGAATGAGTATAGGTTCTACTATAGTCCCTGGCAGCAATGGAAACACTCTAGTGCTACCCAACCACCAGAGGAGAGCTTCTGGAGAGGTAAGAAGTTGA
- the LOC139365764 gene encoding protocadherin alpha-7-like, protein MVALVLFWSGASAQIRYSTSEELKEGTVVGNVAKDLGIDLNTLKDRGFRIVSGSTEPLFQVNRNDGILYVNRKIDREEVCERRSVCLINLKTVLENPLEIHYIAVEVLDVNDHSPSFPEKEKRLDISESVLPGARFQLLAAHDPDGGPFSIQQYKLSHNDHFRVEVKDRGEDGKMPFLVLQKPLDREAVRSHKLLLTAIDGGKPPRSGTIEITVDVLDVNDNTPVFTKDVYSVMLNENSPLGTTVIQVNATDLDGGVNGDIIYSFGNDVKSKLKKLFDLDTLTGEITVKGPINFEEKDSYLIDIQASDQGPVPLTTEKSVLVKIIDVNDNAPEIEITSFSNAIAEDSRPGTTVALISVNDLDSGLNGKVICSITEDVPFKLMPSLQDNMYSVVTKSPLDREKQAHYDVTIVAKDAGQPSLSSIKTVSVVVSDVNDNSPEFSLSPYNFYVSENNYPGASLFSVSALDHDINENALISYHILRDSGEGNNWASFLNINSETGNILALKSFDFETLKTFNFQVVATDSGTPSQNSSVTINVYILDQNDNAPVILYPVSTNGSAEDVEEIPRNVKAGHLVTKVRAYDADIGYNGWLLFSLQEVTDHSLFALDRYTGQIRTLRSFTETDEAEHKLAILVKDNGNVSLSATATVIIKVVEPKEAFAASDVKSSVKDEEENSVTFYLTITLGSVSTLFLISIIVLIVMQCSKTTDYSSTYVQDANYDGTLCHSIQYRSGDNRYMLVGPRMSIGSTIAPGSNGNTLVIPENRSRASGEVRH, encoded by the coding sequence ATGGTTGCTTTGGTTCTCTTTTGGAGCGGGGCTTCTGCTCAAATAAGATACTCCACCTCAGAAGAGCTCAAGGAAGGAACTGTCGTGGGGAATGTAGCTAAGGATTTGGGAATAGATCTAAACACCTTGAAGGATAGGGGATTTCGAATCGTTTCTGGCTCCACCGAGCCCCTTTTCCAGGTAAACAGGAATGACGGCATCTTGTATGTAAATCGAAAAATAGACCGAGAGGAGGTGTGCGAACGGAGAAGCGTTTGTTTGATCAACCTGAAAACCGTTCTAGAGAACCCGCTGGAGATCCATTATATCGCGGTGGAGGTGTTAGATGTGAACGACCATTCTCCCAGTTTTCCAGAGAAAGAGAAACGGTTAGATATTTCAGAGTCCGTGTTACCGGGGGCGAGATTTCAGCTACTAGCTGCGCATGACCCTGATGGAGGTCCATTCTCCATTCAACAATATAAACTTAGTCACAATGACCATTTCCGTGTTGAGGTGAAAGACCGAGGTGAAGATGGCAAAATGCCGTTTTTGGTTTTACAGAAGCCACTAGATAGAGAAGCAGTAAGAAGCCATAAATTACTCCTCACTGCTATTGATGGTGGAAAACCACCGAGATCTGGAACAATTGAAATAACTGTAGATGTATTGGATGTTAATGACAACACCCCGGTGTTCACTAAAGATGTGTACTCTGTCATGTTGAATGAAAACTCTCCCTTAGGCACAACGGTTATTCAGGTAAACGCCACCGATCTAGATGGTGGTGTAAACGGGGATATAATTTACTCATTTGGCAATGATGTGAAGAGCAAGCTGAAGAAACTTTTTGATTTAGACACCTTAACGGGTGAAATAACTGTTAAAGGACCAATCAATTTTGAGGAAAAAGATAGCTATCTGATTGATATACAGGCATCAGATCAAGGACCCGTTCCCCTGACAACAGAGAAAAGTGTATTAGTAAAGATAATTGACGTCAACGACAACGCGCCTGAGATCGAAATTACATCGTTTTCTAACGCAATCGCTGAGGATTCTAGACCCGGAACCACTGTAGCTCTAATTAGTGTTAATGATTTAGACTCTGGTCTCAATGGCAAAGTGATCTGTTCTATAACTGAGGACGTCCCTTTCAAACTAATGCCGTCTTTACAGGACAACATGTACTCTGTAGTCACCAAGTCACCGCTGGATAGAGAGAAACAGGCTCATTATGACGTCACAATAGTTGCCAAAGACGCAGGACAGCCTTCCTTGTCATCTATAAAGACTGTCAGCGTTGTTGTGTCAGATGTGAATGATAACAGTCCAGAGTTTTCACTGAGTCCCTATAATTTCTATGTCAGTGAAAATAACTACCCAGGCGCCTCACTATTTTCCGTGAGTGCCTTAGATCATGACATAAATGAAAATGCTCTTATTTCATATCATATTCTGAGAGACAGTGGTGAGGGGAACAATTGGGCATCATTTCTTAATATTAATTCTGAAACTGGGAACATTTTGGCGCTAAAAAGCTTTGACTTTGAAACTTTAAAAACATTCAATTTCCAAGTTGTAGCTACAGACTCTGGAACTCCGTCACAAAACAGCAGCGTCACAATAAACGTGTACATTCTGGATCAGAACGACAACGCTCCAGTGATCTTGTATCCAGTCAGCACTAACGGTTCCGCTGAAGATGTGGAAGAGATTCCCCGCAATGTGAAGGCAGGCCATTTGGTGACTAAAGTGAGAGCCTATGACGCTGATATAGGATACAACGGATGGTTATTATTTTCACTGCAGGAAGTTACTGACCACAGTCTCTTTGCTTTGGACCGCTATACGGGACAGATACGGACACTTCGGTCATTCACAGAGACAGACGAGGCTGAGCATAAACTGGCCATACTAGTAAAAGACAATGGGAACGTTTCACTGTCAGCAACAGCTACTGTGATTATCAAGGTTGTGGAGCCCAAAGAGGCGTTTGCAGCTTCTGATGTTAAAAGTTCAGTAAAAGACGAGGAAGAAAACAGCGTTACATTTTATTTGACCATTACTCTGGGGTCAGTTTCAACGCTTTTTCTCATTAGCATCATCGTGTTGATTGTAATGCAGTGCTCCAAAACCACAGACTATTCCTCCACGTATGTACAAGATGCGAATTACGACGGGACACTATGCCACAGCATCCAGTACAGATCCGGAGACAATCGGTACATGTTAGTTGGACCCAGAATGAGTATAGGTTCTACCATAGCCCCGGGCAGCAATGGAAATACTCTAGTGATACCTGAAAACAGGAGCAGAGCTTCTGGAGAGGTAAGACATTAA